A segment of the Dunckerocampus dactyliophorus isolate RoL2022-P2 chromosome 19, RoL_Ddac_1.1, whole genome shotgun sequence genome:
AAAGACTCGTGTTTAACTGACTCATGGGTTCTCAATTAAGACTTGAGTTTCGCCAACTCATGgatgctcgacaaagactcgagtttaacTGACTAATAGGTGcctgacgaagactcgagtttaactgactcacgggtgctccatgaagactcaagtttcactgacctcacgggtacttgatgaagactcgagttgcACTGACTCAggggtgctcgacgaagacttgagtttaactgactcacgggtgcctgacaaagactcgagtttaacTGACTCGtgggtgctcgacgaagactcgagtttaactgactcacgggtgctcaacaaagattCGAGTttaactgactcacgggtgcacgatgaagactcaagtttaactgactcacgggtgctcaatgaagactcgagcttcactgattcatgggtgctcgacaaaTACTTTAATTTAAGTACCTCACaggtacttgatgaagactcgagttgtACTGACCAggggtgctcgacgaagacttgagtttaactgactcacgggtgcctGACAAAGACTtgggtgctcgacgaagacgGGTGGTTGACGAAGTCTCGACTTTCACTGGCTGAcgggtggttttttttttgtcttttcttttttatataCAATACAGAGGCGATATTAACTTGCTGTGTGAGCAGCCTCGTGGTCATGACTGTCACTTCATTGCTTTATGAACTTCACCAAGCAGTCACAGAAGTAATCCTGACATTTAATTGGTTGATAGTGCAGCTATGATTAAGTCCTCTGACTTAATCCGCCTAGCAACAAGTAGCTAGATCCAGTATCCTACAACAGAGAGCACACCCctaacatttcagcaaccattttattacgGTACATCTTCTCAAGGCACAATACTATAGGAATTAAAACCTGGATATACATCGTGCAATTCACATTTCCACATGGAAATGGAGAAGTAGGAAGAATCAAAGCTGCTATTATTCTTATGATTATTTATAACATGGCAGTTGGAGCAGAAATTTGaatgaaaaggaaaaagatACTATAAATTGTTGAACGATAGCCTGTTTATTTAAACTCAGCTCGTGAACTTCCCTGACACCCTGACTCAGCGCTTTTGTGTCAAAATGTGAATCAAAGCTCTGATGTGTCCCAAACACAATGAAGTGATTTATTTGGGACCCTTTTGGAAATCTGCTGACTGAATTAAGGGTGCAGTAAATGTGTGCTCATGGGTCATTACAGGGTCAGAACACGTGGCCCAGCCACGGAGGACATTCTTACGTCATTGCTGTTGACATTATCACTTGTGTTGTAGTTTATGGCTCTGGCAGATTAGCGTACGTTTATTTTGGgatgaatacataaaaacagaacaataagTTTCTAGTCCCTCAGCAGCAGTTTAGCGATAGAGTTGATGCTgaatacatttgaaataataTTAGAATTGTTTTCAATTGTAAATTGCTATTAAATAATACTActgataatatatatatatatatttttttaataaatatttgaaatatacagtaatgccttgtttatctcagttatttggttccagacgcgaccatgatgtaggattccatatttatacatgggatattttcatagttagagcatagaaacgatgtttatgaccttctagatatgttttttttaccattattagaacattctagacatgaaataacaccccctatagtcacctttacgctcgtattacccaatataatcgacataataacagaaaataagacatattagacataaataagtttCTGGACAtcatacttcctgcagtggctattgtctcatcagtgtaacattactgacacctagtggccagtgtcgagtatttgtatttctgttcatttagccttttttatgcttgtaaatgcttaatttagtccaAGAATGCGTACAAtttgcaaccacaaaacagcaatggtttgttcatttaaaacccatgatagagtgaagccgccaaacttgaaccgtgaagtggcgagggacgatgTATTTTTTGGATGACTCTGGGAGAGTCACAAAAGGGCAACTATCCATCTCTAGACTTTCAACTTCATTTGACATGTGACCGTCAATCCTGTGGCGCAGGACATCTGCTTCCATTTCCTGTTATTATTGCAACCATGACAACCCAACCAGTGCGTTTCCCAGTCCCTACCCTAATGTTTTGTCTATCTAGTGCTGTAGTACAGGTCCTAATCACAGACTAATGATACCTGCTTGCACATGTTTGGGTTGGACATAACGAATGCATACTAATCACACACATCTTGCTGGCAACGTGGTGTGGGCTGAGCCACGTGaccacacagcaaaagagcgcCGAAAACATGTACAGTGGTTTCCACTCTTGCTGAGGGTGAGTCCAGCAGAACTAAATATGCTGCCTCATACATTCCTTTAAGGGGGCTTGGAGCGGGAAGGTTGAGGGCGGGGTGATGCTGGATGATGGACAGGTGCGGCGTTTTCGCAAAGCATGGTGAAAGCGTGAGAAAAGAACACGTGTAGCTACCATAATTCCCCACAGAGGAGCcagagacatttttttgttcaactACAGAGAGTATCAGACGTCTGTCGTAATAGGGGTAAGGATGGTTTGTTgactacagtatacagtatcgtAAATAACTGCAGGGTGCCCTGTGGGgtaaatgtgtgaaaaagtgaacaaaaaagACTTTTAGGCAAAGAGTAGAGGATATTGTACACGCCCTTCGACCTCACAGTGCTGTAAACCTAACCTGGTTTGTTTATGTGCAGCAGACTGCATGCCAGAGAACACGTTGGCGCTCTTAGAACATATCCATTTTCATTGCTGAACCACAATAAAAGAACCTACACCCTCGTAAAGGCTCGTCTAGATTCACAGTTCACGGAAACAAATTCCAAACATTTACAGTTTCGTGAGGAGACCGCATGATGAACATTCCAGTCAGAAGGCATGTAAATAATCGACAGCTACACTGTGACCTGGACAATCTGTTCACTCCCGCTTTCATTTGCAACGTAGCGAGTTGGAGTTGAAGGGAGGTAGTGTGCATGGTTATGTAGGCCCGTCATTTGAATTTCATCCACAACCTCCCAAGAGGAACCACCACAGAAGGCCCACGAACACAACATCATACTCTTACTGCTTCGTGCTGCATTCACATACGCCACGCAGTGTCGCACACACCAGCGCTGAGAGCTGAATAGTTACTGTATGAAGCATGGGGCTGAGGAAGCAAAATGTTGGATTGCAGAACATTTACCTTCTGGTGGGGTTTAAAGTTGCATGGAATGTTTCTCAAGCTGCTTGCACATGCTTGCAAGCTTGATATTTTCATAGGTGGCTTTCATGGCCACAGAAACACCATCTGGACCAGATGCCCACAGTACAACTTGGGCTTTATGGGGGGGGGAAATCACCTTTTCAGGAAGTTCCAACAACTCAATGTACAGAACAAGAACATTATGTTTGCCTGGAAAGTCTTTCATGGACGAATTTGGGACCTGTGAAGGAACAATGTGCTTGTATATAAACCTTTGATACATTGGAAAcggtcatgcatgcaaaccaTACAGCCTCACATGGTGGCCTCCACTCTATTAGTCACTGGGTGCACTTAAGCCTGGAATGTCCGGAccttcacattttattttgtaaaaaggttcaAACAAAATAAGTTAtacacagtagatccctgcttttgtGGGGgttaccaccagcaaatggcaagTACAtgatatgcccataaaaatgtctatttttgacctcatgctagcttgatgtcgacattctcctccgatttcggatcaccatttgcaataaaagtgacggCTGTAATTATCACACCGAACACCGTAAAACTATACTGCTGAACTGTACAGTAAGAAAAATTGCTGATATTGCAAACTGATGTTTTTCTGCTGTCAGTCtgcttaaataaaaacaaaacaatatacaaTTCATCACagatctaaaaataaaacagccatGAAGACTTATGTGGACTGATGTGGTTTGCCTCATTCACTTCTGTTCCCACCGAGTTCATTTGGTTTATGCTGGATCTTGGACGTGCAGTGAGGCGAAATAGGAAATGTTTCGTTTTATTTGATTCAGAAACAGACATTTTCCAGCCCCTGTGGTAAATCCCTGCACGTCCTACCTCTTTCCAAGGCCAAATTATGCACTTGTTTTGCTCGCCGTCCAGTTTTCCATCCAGCGCTGCATTTATTACATAAATCCAAATTCCATTGTATATTCATGGCTTGGTGTTGTAACCAAATACTGCTGCACTGATCATAACATGCAGCGTTAGTAACAGTAGTCATTGTAAATAAAAACTCAAGCAGAAAAgaataacattgaaataaaccACCACAATAATTACACAGGTGGGTTGGGAGGATTAGGAAAGCTGACAGCACAGGTAAAACTAATGGTGTCGTttaggggcgtccaaagtgtggcctgggtgccatttgcagcccactgctgtttttttatttccacgcagcgcattgtagaaataaatgtaaactaactgggggaaaaataaagaaaaagggcgcaatgtaaagagaaaaagctgagatgttgatactaatactgtaactaacacaaagctttgtctttatacCGTAGATCCCCACAAGTAGTTGACACGGCCGACCTTCaaatcctcctgctagcttgacgctgACATTCTTCTctaatcaacatttgcaataaaagtgactgctgtaattattccgggtttttttccccttctctcttcaattgccattgttccctCACGACACGATCCAGGTTTAAAGCCCTTAAAAATGCCTGACACTCTTATTCAAggcatttcaagtataaaatgtatcggtACTCGCCACGAATGAATGATAACGTAAGATGATACTCGAACAGATGGACTCGGACTAGCAATGTAGCCTTTAGCGGTTGTCATGCGAGCCTTAGAGAAGGCATTCCTCCGCGCTGCGTcgacataatccacactgctcgCTTGTTGCAATTCCAAGTCGCGTGTTTTCGAAGCTGTCGAAGTGCTTCCGTAGCCAAACCAACTTCACagaacacaactatggtgcattcagtGACCGCCCAACAAAGTGCAGACTCCCAACGCGTGATGTAAAAACacgatcagtgaagcataaagacataaacacgttaaaaactgtgggcttttcTCAGGGTGGTACACGTACGCTGTACATTTGATCAcgtatttgtaaattattaccaacttatggGGAATAAGGTGTGTTTTTAGATACTTCGGTTGTAAATAGACAAAGCTGGACTCAGACCCAGAAGAAAATACGAACAAACTAAGAGTAAACAATTCAACTTGACTAAAAACGTACACCATTGTTTTCACTGAGGCGTCTCTTTATATTGAAGTGTGATATACATGTTACTATTATGAGCCAATTTTCAAAATAAGATGAGTATATTTTTAGTGATTTGGTCATGACTCTGCACGGGTGTTGTGCAGTTGTCAGCTTCAATTCTGttccgtgtgtgtgcgcgtgtgtgtgtgttggacggCTCCGCTTCCTCACTAAAGAGTCAGACgagaggacttttttttttttttttttccacgagGAGAAATGAAAACATGAGGATAGAAAAGGAAAGCGTGTGAGAGAGGAAGATGGTGAGGAGGTTTGGAAGAGCAGACACATATTTGAGGGTGGATGCCGATTTGGGGCTATTTTACAAACAATGTGCTGATACTTTCAATTGGTCGGGAAAGTCCTAATGGCAGGAATTCCGGAGCGGGGTCATGGAGGCAGGATTTAAACCACAGTGGGATGTGAGAAGTCACAAATATGCATTCTAGGAGCCACTTTAAGAGCTATTTGTTGAATATCGTAGTCTTTAATGCATCCTTACGTGATGCAGTAAAGTAATGGTAAGAGTTGGTGTTGATTccagcaggggtgggcaaacttttgggttaaaaaatttggaGGAGGGGCCGCCTATACTGTAACAgaacgacatacttgctcacggtgcaacgaaacgGAAACACAACACGTCCACAGCAAGTgaacgcatcacataaatcaacaactaagcgctaaacgtgacacgtaacttaaaactgttactcccaaatgcccgcaaggcatgctgggcagtCCAGCTGCAACACCAATATGAACTACGAACAATAAAACATAGCAAGAGTGTGTTAACTCCTCCTCccctgatgacctcatcaacatattttgcaatcaagcaaaaaatgcgacaaacacggcaaaatgttgggagaaagaatgccacaagctacccagcatgccttgtggagGGAATATGTGGGTATTTTTGGCAAATTTGGCGCAACactagcactgcaagtcatgttgccggctACACTTTCCATGATAAAGggttaaaaaaaggaatttggaaatgctCGGTGCTCAGCTGTTCATGAACTCCACTCCTATCGCCCCCCCATCACATCTGAATCCGCCTTATCTTGTCTGACGATGATGACGATTGTTAATATTATCTGGACAAAGCTATCTCTGGTTTTCTCTGGTTTTACGCCGCCGGCCTCGCCCAGATCTAACCACTGCAGCCGCAAGGCATCTCTGTGTCACTGAAAGCAGGTCACGGTGTAAATCAACGTCAGCTCATGTGTACTTACTTAGCCAGTGCGTGTTTGCACTCTGGAAAAAAtgagatgaaaaataacgtTTCTGTGCCAGAGCTCATCACCAGACATTGTTTGCAGCTGGAAAAAGTCAGaacatttttccctttttatcGGGGATCAGAATATTTCTCAAATCAACCAAGCGCCGCTATACCGATGCGGCCCCGTTATGCTGTGTATTTTCTGGCTAATGAAATGGAACAACACAATTTCGGGAACCCATGCTTAAGATTTTACTACTTAATATGTATAAAAGACGAATCTGTGAGTCACTGTGGGAGTGCCACCCTCAAGACATTAACCTTTATGATTGTGCAGCAATTCAACATCTGACATCATGTGGGTGGCTTGGAAAAGTTGATGCATGTTGTTAAAGGGACACGTTGGCAAACCTACAGTGGCCATTTCTATGTAAAAGTACTCCGAATGTGCGTTTGCAtgcttaattcattttaaataccATATTGACCCAAATGTAACATCACCTTCTATGGGAgacaacccctctttttcaagaggGTGAAAACCAACAGTGTATAAAGTTGGTGGGCCAGCCAGGACACCACTCATGTTGTTAGTGTTCAAAGTTGTGtgctatgtttttattcaagACATAGCAGATTTGTTAAACTTTGGTAATGACAACATCAATTATAAGTAGAAAATTCCCCAGGTGAAATTTTGATGGGCATGCCCTGTGTTGTGAACCTCTGACCCGGTGTTTGCTAGCACGCTGTGCCATGCCAGCAAGCGATGCCATGTATAATTTAGCATGTAGATGAGTAAATTAGCAAATGTGCTAACATgccaacagttagcatgctagcatcaaAATTGCCAAGACACTATAGTGTTCCTATATCGTGCCATGTATTTAAATATACCTTTAGACATGAGCAAAATAGCCAAAATGATAAGTTAGCTGGGTAGTACCTAGCAAGACAGCACTAAGTACCCAAAAGTACCAAGGCAGTTTTATAGTGTCCCTACATTATgccaacagttagcatgctcGCATCAAAAGTGCCAAGTGTGTCCTATGCTGTCCCTACATTATGCCATGTCTGCTTTAGCCTTTATACATGATAAAatttgctaaaatgctaacaattagcatgctagcatcaaAAGTGCCAAGGCTGCCCTATAATGTCCCTACATTATGCCATGTCTGTATTAGGCTTTATACATGAGGAAATTAGCtgaaatgctaacagttagcatgttagcatcaaAAGTGCCAAGGCTGCCCTATGATGTCCCTACATTATGCCATGTCTGTATTAGGCTTTATACATGAGGAAATTAGCtgaaatgctaacagttagcatgttagcatcaaAAGTGCCAAGGCTGCCCTATGATGTCCCTACATTATGCCATGTCTGTATTAGGCTTTATACATGAGGAAATTAGCtgaaatgctaacagttagcatgttagcatcaaAAGTGCCAAGGCTGCCCTATGATGTCCCTACATTATGCCATGTCTGTATTTGCATGTAGACTGCTCActagcagtcaaaagtttagacacaccttctcattcaacagcatgggtaagtgtctccaaacttttgactggccgTGTATCATATACAATACATATTGTATGTGTGCCACTGCACTATATTCATTGTCCCCTACCTGCCTCACCAcacagaaacattttttaaaagttgtgtatatacatatacaaggtatacagtatacagtatatactgtatataataatacagACTTCCAATAGGCcttgtgctgttattttgtgGAACTGTTGTGGCTCAGTACTGTACGACAGAGCAGCTGCTTTCTGTGATTTATGCAACTTTTATTAGTTCTAAAAGTTGTTGATGGCTTCTTTCTTTACTTAAAAAACCCCCGTCTGCATTATGTCTTTCTTTCCTTGGCAGACAACTACGGAGGATATGAGAACCAGCTTTTTAAAGGTAATGACGCTGCTGTCATCAGTCACGTGATAAATATGGTAttgtatacacacatactgtatagtgaaGTCAGCGATGGTAGCTTAGCTGACCTCATCGGCCTTGCACGCATGGATTCCATGAacattttaaattgtgttttgcAGAGGAGGAGCTCAACGGCGAAGAGGAGGAAATACCTCCGTTCAGAGGTGAAGGCCACGTGCACACGAGTGTATCTTCAATTGGCAGTTATACGCGTTGCATAAAACATGTCGTGTGTGTCCAGGTCGCGCGAGAGGCGGTTGCGTGAGGTGCCAGCAGAGCCATTCCCTCCAACTGGCTGTCAAAGTCCTTGCTGCATTTGTTGCATTCCTCATCATCACTGTAGCAGTGTTAGCATCGCTAGGTGAGTTATCACTCTCCAGATAATCACGACACGCTGCCACGGACTGACATGATGCATGAGGAGAACCAAGCTAAAGGATTTCATGAGGATTTTTAACATAGTCTATGTCGTCCGGGCGCTCATTTCACTTGCAGGATGACAGCTGCACTGTACCAGCAGATGTTTTAGTCATCACGCTCTTTATTGTGTCAGAGAGCAGGGAATGATTTACAATCACTCAGGAATCTCCGAGTGAAGCTTGGTGCTGATGCTGATTGCACCCTTGCACACATGGCTGCATTTAAATACGCAGTTAGCACAGAAAATGACAcatgaatgtaatgtaatgcagtcatggaaaaatattAGCATACTCCATGGGGTAGTAGCGGAGTTGTTCAGGGGGGTCTaagctttttccagtgagggccacaaacTGAAAAATGCACGGATGGAAGGGCCTGCCTTGATTTGTAGGGCAAAATGTGTAGATATGCTACGACGTTAGAtatatttcaattttccaaacattgcaactttcttctaatattttggctttattcccgccatattataactttttccccaacctaattttccaaaaatgacaactttatgatTTTTTAGAtatcattttttgtttaatatttcaactcacgACAAAATTTTAACAGtacaaaattacattatttatttcctcacaatattacgagtttattcttgtaaaattgtgacttttttctcgttagaatgcaacttttttctgttaatattttgacttctttttgtaaaattacagctgttttttttttccatttcggctgttttttttccaactatttcagctttcaaaattttcttctcataattttacatttttgtgccttagtcattagttcctaagTAACTacttattagttcctcagtaactagtctaaatgtatgtcccctagtttctcagtaactactctactcattagttcctcattagttcattagttcctcagtaattagtctaaatgtatgtcccctagtttctcagtaactactctactcattagttcctcattagttcattagttcctcagtaattagtctaaatgtatgtcccttagttcctcagtaactactctactcattagttcctcattagttcctcagtaaatagtctaaatttatgcccctgagttcttcagtaactactctactcattagttccccattagttcttcattagttcctcagtaactaccgtAGTCTAAAttcatgtgccttagtcattagttcctcagtaagtaaACTTTACttcttgtttagtttgtttgtcataatcaTACAACTAATTTTTGATCTTCTTGGTGCTAAAATAaaccttatttttcctcataatattaggttatccttgtaaaattacaactttttctatcatttactgtattttttcatttttctatcACGACCACAGGAGCCACATCACTGCAGGGCAAGCAGGTTTGCTGCACAGCACATGTGGATACGTTTATTCGGGCTCGCAGAGCCGCGTCTATCCCCTGCGTCAGCAGTTATGATGCGGAAAAtgcctccaaaaaaaaaaaaaaaaaaaaaaggtgcgcACCTTttaaactcacacacacactcaaaaacTCTCTTGGGAAATTGGTGGGGGGTTCAGGACCAGAGCAGCTGCATAAACGTTCTCTCATCGGTCATTTGGTGGAATTTGTTGGataatgaaaacacattttcatgtcaGGACTGAAATTGAAGAAATTCCTCCTGTAATTCCTCTGCTGTATTCATTGTCTTCACAGTTAGCCTTCAACACCCTCATCCGCCAGCGGTGGTGTGTCAGTACTTGGTCTTACTCTTATATTCCAGGGCGTTTACATTTAGTTATTTCGGAGTTTTAGTTATTCCTTTACTGTGTGCAGAACACAGGTCACAGTTTTACCTGGATCATGTTCACATTTTGCCAATGTGCCccgcgattggctggagaccagtccaggatgtaccctgcctgtcacccgaagtcagctgggataggctccagcatacccccgtgaccctaatgaggagaagcggtacagaaagtggatggatggatgatacagTATCTGACATAttcactcacttgtgttgccagctatttagacaataatggctacAGTGGATAGTGAATCTATACTGCTACACAAGCTTTACACTGGTTACTCtaaagcaagggtgtccacatactgaaaaatgagaggatgcaagggccacatgcagatgtgctaagaagttatatactgtatatttccagaaaaaaaactaaacagcgtctcagctttgtgatataggtgaaaaggtttgttatgcattttagtctttgctctttttcccccacttttgctgtttttttttttgttttacatttcccaaatatttcaactttcttcataaattttcttttcgtaatattttgactttaattccaTACAAATTTtcctttttcctcaacctaattttccaaaaattacagcattatttgttgttttgtttctcataatattacaacttaaaaaaaaccaacttcttttctcttcagtatttcaagtttatgctagtaaaatgatgttatttttcctcatcatattatgacgttattttcataaaattacaacttttattcttttaatattttgactttactcatgtaaaattacttttactttttttttttaagtttgttgttaaattatatttttagaatatgccgcatgccaaaaaaaaaaaaaaagccacgggCCACgagtggcccccgggctgcactttggacaccattgCTCTAAAGCACTGTTTCATATcggtagtattgtcccttgagaagatataatacgCTTGCTGGAATACGAGGGGTGGACTCACTTTCATGGCCCATTTAAGGGTTAAAAAAATGCCGAAACTGTCATTTCCTCCAGTTGGGAAAGTCCTGAAGATGCCTGGTGTGATACAATGTAGTTGTCACTGATTGTTAGGTATCGTCAAGATAATATCCTTATTCTCTAGTGTTTAGGAAGGTGGACCATCTCTCTGAGGAAGAGTCAGTCTATGACAAGAAGATCACCAGGGCTCAGCAAGTATTAGAAGGTAACACACTTGTCTGTTTCTTCCACAAACCATACACCACACATGAGTTCCTCACGCACACTTTTGTCCGTCTTTCAGATCTAAGTAACTGTTCCGGCTGTCTGGATGTGACTCTGTATAGCGAGGAGATCAGCAGGCTCAAGCAGGAGTTTGAGGACGTTCAAAAAATGTTACTAGGACAAGAGCAGGTGCCGGATCATCATAATGTATCGTTTCACATCCAGCTAACGAGGCTTCACGTAATACTTTGTAATACAACAGACTTTTCGCATTGGTTGTGATCCGGGGCCACCAGCAAATGCAGACTATCTTGATACGGCCAAAAAAGCTGGCCgtagcgagtcagagcttttcttcctgtcactcacacacacgcacacacacacacacaaatgacctGGTGGTGGCAAGTTGGAAAGAATATGCTTTTATTTGCTATTAACTGTTTTATTGTAATCAACCAGTggttgaaaacatgatttaaatTTTGTCTTAGtttggtattttttggaaaggagTGGTCGTCTTATAGATGCGCCCCCCTCCACTCTCAGGTGCTGGACCAAGCCTCTCAGGCCCAGACCAAGCTGACAGCCACCAGCAACCAGCTGAGTCGTGACATGCAGAGCCACCTAATGTCCATCAAACTTCTCAACCAGCTGCTGGAGAGACACCGAGATCAGGTGGAGGGCTGGAAGGACGTGCTGGAGGAAAGCGAAGAGAAGATGAAGACTCTGACAGAGGATCAATACGATGTTAAAGCCACAGCACAGCAGGTCAACACGACCGTGGCACTTAGGTGAGTCGCTAGCGCTGTGACATGTTCT
Coding sequences within it:
- the LOC129172686 gene encoding scavenger receptor class A member 3-like, with the protein product MKDNYGGYENQLFKEEELNGEEEEIPPFRGRARGGCVRCQQSHSLQLAVKVLAAFVAFLIITVAVLASLVFRKVDHLSEEESVYDKKITRAQQVLEDLSNCSGCLDVTLYSEEISRLKQEFEDVQKMLLGQEQVPDHHNVSFHIQLTRLHVILCNTTDFSHWL